The Phoenix dactylifera cultivar Barhee BC4 unplaced genomic scaffold, palm_55x_up_171113_PBpolish2nd_filt_p 001819F, whole genome shotgun sequence genome has a segment encoding these proteins:
- the LOC120109108 gene encoding protein DMP3-like: MTEISSAITIANSQDSEPRELDRSTPLRGTTPSQSLTSQRRLVIDKTLSTAANLAQLLPTGSVLAFQALSPSIANQCICYASNKYITLSLLLICTISCIFFSFTDSFKGTNGKLYYGMATCKSFIVFNYQPSDGDRSKVLEDLLRFRIRWLDYVHAFFSVLLFLALTFSDTNIQNCFFPDSGPYSKQILQKLPLGAGFLSIMVFLIFPTTRKGIGYSDTPPHSQ, encoded by the coding sequence ATGACAGAGATATCATCTGCGATCACAATTGCAAATAGCCAGGATTCAGAACCGAGAGAATTGGATAGGTCGACCCCATTAAGGGGCACTACTCCCAGCCAAAGCTTGACGAGCCAGAGGCGATTGGTGATCGACAAGACCCTGTCGACTGCGGCGAACCTCGCGCAGCTCCTTCCGACCGGCTCCGTCCTCGCCTTCCAAGCTCTCTCCCCTTCCATTGCCAACCAATGCATCTGCTACGCTTCCAACAAGTACATCACCTTGTCGTTACTTCTCATTTGCACCATCTCTtgtatcttcttctccttcaccgATAGTTTCAAAGGGACCAACGGAAAGTTGTACTATGGCATGGCCACGTGCAAAAGCTTCATTGTTTTCAATTACCAGCCCTCTGATGGGGATCGAAGCAAGGTGTTGGAGGACTTGTTGAGGTTTCGGATACGGTGGTTGGACTACGTCCATGCCTTCTTCTCGGTCCTGCTGTTCTTGGCTCTAACCTTTAGTGATACCAATATACAGAACTGCTTCTTTCCGGATTCCGGGCCATACTCGAAGCAGATCCTCCAGAAGTTGCCGCTTGGGGCCGGGTTCTTGTCCATCATGGTGTTTTTGATCTTTCCAACCACTCGGAAGGGGATTGGATATTCGGATACGCCGCCTCATTCACAGTAA